The Megachile rotundata isolate GNS110a chromosome 8, iyMegRotu1, whole genome shotgun sequence genome has a segment encoding these proteins:
- the LOC100879451 gene encoding uncharacterized protein LOC100879451, whose amino-acid sequence MIINMIVRIITSIYILRIGQARGGCLATMFATNPAMGFGRQDYEDISHPIAQNSDFLGV is encoded by the exons ATGATTATAAACATGATCGTGCGCATTATCACGAGCATATATATTCTTCGAATAGGCCAAGCAAGAGGCGGATGTTTAGCCACAATGTTTGCTACGAATCCTGCGATGG GCTTTGGCCGACAGGATTACGAGGACATATCTCACCCGATTGCACAAAATTCCGATTTTCTTGGAGTTTAA
- the Mccc2 gene encoding methylcrotonyl-CoA carboxylase subunit 2, producing the protein MLRKGNFLTRHLRYGLRTFHDEGIVIGCTQDTNSPEYQENYVQMKAVVDTFKEVVGKIVEGGGHKAKERHTKKGKLLPRDRINKLLDPTSPFLEFSQLAGYEMYGKEDVPAGGIITGIGRVEGTECVIIANDATVKGGSYYPITIKKHLRAQEIAEENELPCVYLVDSGGANLPRQTDVFPDKMHFGRAFYNQANMSAKGIAQIAVVMGSCTAGGAYVPAMADENVIVENQGTIFLAGPPLVKASTGEDVTAEELGGAALHCRKSGVTDHQAVDDNHALYLTRQIIKDLNRQRPMHVNLKKEIEIPVHAVDEIYGIVGTNLKRPYDVREVIARIVDGSKFREFRAQYGETLVTGFARIYGYPVGIIANNGVLFSESALKGAHFVQLCAQRKIPLIFLQNITGFMVGKEAEAGGIAKNGAKMVNAVACAKVPKITVMIGGSYGAGNYGMCGRAYSPRFLYSWPNARISVMGGEQAAGVMTQITKDQRAREKKQYTAEEEQQTRKTIIEQFEKESNPYYSSARLWDDGVIDPVDTRVVLGLSLSAALNAPIPESTFGVFRM; encoded by the exons ATGCTACGAAAGGGTAACTTTTTAACGAGACACTTGCGCTACGGCCTAAGAACGTTTCATGATGAAGGTATCGTTATCGGCTGTACGCAAGATACTAATTCACCAGAATATCAG gAAAATTACGTTCAGATGAAAGCTGTGGTAGACACGTTTAAAGAGGTAGTGGGAAAAATCGTAGAAGGCGGAGGACATAAGGCAAAAGAGAGACACACGAAGAAAGGAAAGCTATTACCACGAGATCGAATCAACAAGCTCCTCGACCCAACATCTCCCTTCCTGGAATTCTCCCAGTTAGCAGGTTACGAAATGTACGGCAAAGAGGATGTACCGGCCGGAGGAATTATTACCGGTATCGGTAGAGTCGAAGG AACCGAATGCGTGATAATTGCGAACGATGCGACCGTAAAAGGCGGCTCTTACTATCCAATTACGATAAAAAAGCATCTGAGAGCGCAGGAAATCGCTGAAGAGAATGAGTTACCGTGCGTGTATCTGGTAGACAGCGGTGGCGCAAATTTACCTAGGCAAACAGACGTATTTCCGGACAAAATGCATTTCGGTAGAGCATTTTACAACCAAGCAAACATGAGCGCGAAGGGTATCGCTCAGATCGCGGTGGTCATGGGGAGCTGTACGGCAG GAGGGGCATATGTGCCTGCAATGGCGGACGAAAACGTGATCGTGGAGAATCAGGGTACCATCTTCTTGGCTGGACCACCTCTGGTGAAAGCTTCGACGGGTGAGGATGTTACCGCGGAAGAGTTAGGTGGTGCGGCGCTGCACTGTCG GAAGTCCGGTGTTACCGATCATCAGGCTGTAGACGATAACCATGCTCTGTATCTGACTCGGCAAATTATCAAGGACTTGAACAGACAGAGACCTATGCATGTCAATTTGAAGAAGGAGATCGAAATACCCGTACACGCTGTCGATGAAATTTACGGTATCGTTGGTACCAATCTGAAGCGACCTTACGACGTGAGGGAAGTCATCGCGAGGATCGTGGACGGCTCCAAGTTCCGCGAATTCAGAGCTCAGTACGGAGAAACTTTGGTTACAGGATTCGCAAGAATTTACGGCTACCCCGTGGGAATAATCGCGAATAACGGTGTATTGTTCTCCGAGAGCGCGTTGAAGGGTGCGCATTTCGTGCAACTTTGCGCTCAGAGGAAAATACCGCTTATTTTCTTGCAGAACATTACGG GCTTCATGGTGGGCAAGGAGGCTGAAGCTGGGGGAATCGCTAAAAACGGAGCAAAAATGGTGAACGCTGTAGCATGTGCCAAAGTACCGAAAATTACGGTGATGATCGGTGGCTCGTACGGAGCTGGAAATTACG GTATGTGTGGACGAGCTTACTCTCCGAGATTTCTCTATTCGTGGCCTAATGCCAGAATATCTGTGATGGGAGGGGAACAAGCTGCTGGCGTGATGACACAAATTACCAAAGATCAGCGTGCACGGGAAAAGAAACAG TACACCGCGGAAGAGGAGCAGCAGACGAGAAAGACGATCATCGAGCAATTTGAGAAGGAAAGCAATCCCTACTATTCTAGTGCCAG actATGGGACGATGGCGTGATCGATCCAGTTGATACCAGAGTGGTACTCGGTCTCAGTTTATCCGCGGCATTGAACGCACCTATACCAGAGAGCACGTTTGGAGTGTTTAGAATGTAA
- the qsm gene encoding zona pelucida superfamily protein qsm isoform X2 — protein MREHHVNRVQSKVRCSEQWMEVDIVRSSPQARIYLQQMKDFPDEACKPQLNNGVATFRLPLLEQDMLRCGITRVVNKVTGQKVYFHRIIVEEPADSSKHTFTVKCVITEVVVKPGISIAANHTAVRRSVLPAGFQEPDVIDIRDEISESAPVPILGVGVRQGSNLVTGELNVSPGTPLQMEIFLDSGSAPVYGLLVTYMLVTDTKSQEETIIINGCSVDPYLFENFNTVDGDFLTAKFRAFKFPESTYVQFRGTVNVCLDKCQGIECSNNQIGFGRKRRAIDVSDTDKNKLFEVTMSALIKVDFEEDAVVDKALSEMYIRRGKNRTKARAVIAEEVREQPTTPTIIRTEERAFIAQEVKEHFKYKLTESESSGSSCRTVILPLLVLLLCFSKFL, from the exons ATGAGGGAACATCATGTAAATCGAG TGCAAAGCAAGGTGAGATGTTCGGAGCAATGGATGGAGGTTGACATCGTGAGGAGTAGCCCGCAAGCGAGGATATATCTGCAGCAGATGAAGGACTTTCCAG ACGAGGCTTGCAAACCGCAACTGAACAACGGCGTCGCCACGTTCCGATTACCTCTCCTTGAACAAGACATGCTGCGATGCGGTATCACTAGGGTCGTTAACAAAGTCACG GGTCAAAAGGTGTACTTCCATCGGATAATAGTGGAGGAGCCGGCGGATTCCAGCAAACACACGTTCACGGTGAAGTGTGTTATAACAGAGGTGGTGGTGAAACCTGGAATTTCGATCGCCGCCAATCATACCGCGGTTCGACGAAGCGTCCTGCCAGCAGGATTTCAGGAACCCGA CGTGATCGACATCAGGGATGAAATATCCGAGTCGGCACCGGTACCAATTTTGGGAGTCGGTGTCAGGCAAGGTAGCAATTTGGTCACCGGAGAATTGAACGTCAGTCCGGGCACGCCTTTGCAAATGGAAATCTTTTTGGACAGCGGATCGGCGCCGGTTTACGGGTTACTGGTCACCTACATGTTGGTCACGGATACTAAATCGCAGGAGGAAACGATAATCATTAACGG CTGCTCCGTGGATCCTTATCTCTTCGAGAACTTCAACACGGTGGACGGCGACTTCCTGACAGCGAAATTCCGTGCTTTCAAGTTCCCGGAAAGCACTTACGTTCAGTTTCGCGGTACCGTTAACGTCTGTTTGGACAAGTGCCAAGGG ATCGAGTGCAGCAACAACCAAATAGGATTCGGTAGAAAAAGAAGAGCCATAGACGTCTCGGACACGGATAAGAACAAATTGTTCGAAGTGACGATGTCCGCCTTGATCAAAGTGGATTTCGAAGAAGATGCCGTGGTAGATAAAG CCCTGTCCGAAATGTACATCAGAAGAGGGAAGAACAGGACGAAAGCCAGGGCAGTCATCGCCGAAGAGGTCAGAGAGCAGCCGACGACTCCGACGATCATCAGGACAGAAGAGAGAGCTTTCATAGCCCAAGAAGTCAAAGAACATTTCAAGTACAAGCTCACCGAGTCCGAATCGAGTGGCTCGTCGTGTAGAACGGTGATCTTGCCTCTTCTTGTCTTACTCCTCTGTTTTTCCAAGTTTCTGTAA
- the qsm gene encoding zona pelucida superfamily protein qsm isoform X1: MEPGSCWRPLLCWICILGVVRANVQSKVRCSEQWMEVDIVRSSPQARIYLQQMKDFPDEACKPQLNNGVATFRLPLLEQDMLRCGITRVVNKVTGQKVYFHRIIVEEPADSSKHTFTVKCVITEVVVKPGISIAANHTAVRRSVLPAGFQEPDVIDIRDEISESAPVPILGVGVRQGSNLVTGELNVSPGTPLQMEIFLDSGSAPVYGLLVTYMLVTDTKSQEETIIINGCSVDPYLFENFNTVDGDFLTAKFRAFKFPESTYVQFRGTVNVCLDKCQGIECSNNQIGFGRKRRAIDVSDTDKNKLFEVTMSALIKVDFEEDAVVDKALSEMYIRRGKNRTKARAVIAEEVREQPTTPTIIRTEERAFIAQEVKEHFKYKLTESESSGSSCRTVILPLLVLLLCFSKFL, encoded by the exons TGCAAAGCAAGGTGAGATGTTCGGAGCAATGGATGGAGGTTGACATCGTGAGGAGTAGCCCGCAAGCGAGGATATATCTGCAGCAGATGAAGGACTTTCCAG ACGAGGCTTGCAAACCGCAACTGAACAACGGCGTCGCCACGTTCCGATTACCTCTCCTTGAACAAGACATGCTGCGATGCGGTATCACTAGGGTCGTTAACAAAGTCACG GGTCAAAAGGTGTACTTCCATCGGATAATAGTGGAGGAGCCGGCGGATTCCAGCAAACACACGTTCACGGTGAAGTGTGTTATAACAGAGGTGGTGGTGAAACCTGGAATTTCGATCGCCGCCAATCATACCGCGGTTCGACGAAGCGTCCTGCCAGCAGGATTTCAGGAACCCGA CGTGATCGACATCAGGGATGAAATATCCGAGTCGGCACCGGTACCAATTTTGGGAGTCGGTGTCAGGCAAGGTAGCAATTTGGTCACCGGAGAATTGAACGTCAGTCCGGGCACGCCTTTGCAAATGGAAATCTTTTTGGACAGCGGATCGGCGCCGGTTTACGGGTTACTGGTCACCTACATGTTGGTCACGGATACTAAATCGCAGGAGGAAACGATAATCATTAACGG CTGCTCCGTGGATCCTTATCTCTTCGAGAACTTCAACACGGTGGACGGCGACTTCCTGACAGCGAAATTCCGTGCTTTCAAGTTCCCGGAAAGCACTTACGTTCAGTTTCGCGGTACCGTTAACGTCTGTTTGGACAAGTGCCAAGGG ATCGAGTGCAGCAACAACCAAATAGGATTCGGTAGAAAAAGAAGAGCCATAGACGTCTCGGACACGGATAAGAACAAATTGTTCGAAGTGACGATGTCCGCCTTGATCAAAGTGGATTTCGAAGAAGATGCCGTGGTAGATAAAG CCCTGTCCGAAATGTACATCAGAAGAGGGAAGAACAGGACGAAAGCCAGGGCAGTCATCGCCGAAGAGGTCAGAGAGCAGCCGACGACTCCGACGATCATCAGGACAGAAGAGAGAGCTTTCATAGCCCAAGAAGTCAAAGAACATTTCAAGTACAAGCTCACCGAGTCCGAATCGAGTGGCTCGTCGTGTAGAACGGTGATCTTGCCTCTTCTTGTCTTACTCCTCTGTTTTTCCAAGTTTCTGTAA